A genomic region of Lasioglossum baleicum chromosome 16, iyLasBale1, whole genome shotgun sequence contains the following coding sequences:
- the LOC143216928 gene encoding uncharacterized protein LOC143216928, with translation MPHLHVVLSWIFNVNLLSTKNLQRLPPPKTRFQNISEQVYEHCKLHKYAWCNNYRNRRLPPPKTRFQNKSTNIANCINMRSVIITKTEVIVGQANRRCTLSGSWGGELGKDPNLIKLIKFRMRVRFLIAARARALDNV, from the exons atgccacacctccacgtggtcctctcctggattttcaacgTAAACCTACTGAGCACAAaaa atctacaaaggctaccacCACCGAAAACAAGATTTCAGAACATTTCAGAACAAGTCTACGaacattgcaaattgcataaatatgCGTGGTGTAATAATTACCGAAACAGAAG GCTACCACCACCGAAAACAAGATTTCAGAACAAGTCTACGaacattgcaaattgcataaacatgcgTAGTGTAATAATTACCAAAACAGAAG TGATTGTAGGTCAGGCGAACCGACGGTGCACGTTGTCCGGGTCATGGGGAGGGGAGCTCGGCAAGGATCCGAATTTAATTAAGCTAATTAAATTCCGGATGCGCGTGCGTTTTCTCATAGCTGCGAGAGCCAGGGCTTTGGATAACGTGTAA